The genomic segment CTCAAAACAACAAGACAACTAAGAacaagcaacaaaaaaaaaacaaacaaaaaaaactaaGATAAAACTAAGAAAGGATAGAAAGAACTCCCTCAAGTCACCGAGCCAACGATCCAATCTCCCGAGCCCGCAAATTCAATCTGGAACCCCCTTTAAAAAATTTCCACCATTTGGTCTTTCCATGTTAGCTCTATATATGCCCAGCTGCGCCCACATATGCGACAGCAATTATTTGACTGCAACTGGGAGATTGCAGAAAAATTTCCTGTTGCTAAACCATAATTTTTCCAAATCAGTCCAGCATTccccaaacttcaattccaatgCTTCTCGTCTTTCCTTTGATGAACTTACACCTGAAACACAGAAACACTACCCACAAGACCAAGTGAAAGCAGAAATCAAAATAAAAGAAACTTAAGAAAActaaaactaaataaattaaactctctttgtttttttttttttaattgaattgGGTTGCTTTACAATTAATCCTCCTAACACCGTAGCAACCCAATTTGCTACAATTTCTTCAAGGATCCTTCAACATGAGCGAGGTCTTATTTTGCTTAACCTCGCCACCCCCAAACTTAAGTTCTTTCCCTTTCACCTTCAACTTTCTTCCTGAAATTTCATCACGCAAGTCTAATGCACCACAAGGAAAGACTTTAATTATCAAGAATGAATCAGAGAAACTTGATGTTATATGTCTGGAATTTTCTTTCATTTGAGAATTAGAGAAACACACCCGCTGGCCTACTTCGAACCTTTGGGAATGAGCTTTCCTACCacacttctttttctttttcttcttcctaTGTGGCTCTTGCAAATGAGATGGTGCCTTATTTATACTTGCCCGTATCTCATTGTTGCTCTCAAATTCTTTAGGAGATGGCATCGTCCTCACTTTCTTGCTATACCTTATGGGTACCTCTTCCTCCATATTAGAGTTTTTGACAGTAATGGAAAAACAATCTCCTACTTCATCTGGAGAACGTATAGGATTGAATACCTTGAAAGTTATTGGTTCTTCTTGAGCTCTCATTGTGAGCTCCCCCTTTTCCACATCTATCAAGGTTCTACCTGTAGCAAGGAATGGCCTCCCCAAAATAATAGGCACCTCTATATCTGCTTCATAGTCTagaacaataaagtcagcggggaaaatgaatttatcaacttttaccaaaACATCCTCAATCTTCCCATCTGGATAAGCAAGAGATCTATCTGCAAGCTGTAGAGTCACCGTGGTAGGCCGGACTTCGCCAATCCCCAATTTCTATACACAGACATAGGCATCAAATTTATACTGGCACCCAAGTCGCATATTGCCATGCCACAATAAGAATTACCAATGGTGCATGGAAAggtgaaactcccaggatcttTCATCTTCGGGGGCAGCTTGTTTTGCAAGAATGAGCTACATTCCTTGGTAAGAGCCACTGTCTCAAATTCCCCCAATCTTCTCTTCTTTGTAAGGATGTCTTTCATGAACTTCACATAGTTAGGCATTTGCTCTAGGGCTTCAACAAGCGGAATGTTAATATGTAGCTGCCTCAACATATCAAGGAATTTTTTAAATTGTCCATCTTTCTTCTGTTTTTGAAACCTTTGTGGAAAAGGTAGCTGTTGAGGAAGGTTTTGAATTTCTGGGGACTTTTGCGGTGTTCTAGATGCGGCCACATCCTGGGCAGAGGCAGATTCCAGCATATCAGATCTTTCTTCATCTTTGCTTGCTTTCCTGTGAttttggattgaagagggctcaTTCTCATGCCCATAATTTTTCTTGGAACTCTCTAACTCCTTGTCACTTCTCAAAGTAATGGCCTTGCATTGTTCCTTGCCAACATCTCTTGGGTTCTCGGTATAACTCGGTAAAGCACCTTGAGGTCTATTTTTAAGCTCATTGGCAAGTTGCCCAACTTGATTCTCCAAATTCCTCATAGATGCGGCTTGGCTTTGAATGAGTGCATCTGTCTTCATCATGTAATCTTTTAACATGCCTTCCAAAGAATTAGATTGTACTATGTGTTGGGGTCTTTGTTGTGGAGCTTGTGGAGGATACCCCGGTGGATAAGAAGGTATAGGATGCATAGATGAGCTGCTAGGACCAGCCCCTTGATTACTCCATGAAAAGTTGGGATGTTGCCTCCATGATGGGTTGTAGGAATTAGAATAAGGACCGTTCCTATTTTGATTCCCCATGTAACACACAGCTGCTGCTCATTAAATAACATCGATTGGTGGGCCCAACAATGGTGTGGCAGCCACTTTTTGGAACGGTCAGTGCTCGAGGACACCCAATGGTCATGACCCGTAGATAAATTCCtgagaagaagaaaactattttaTCCAAGTCTTCATTGTTCCCGAGGACTAGTGAAAACTTGGGGGCCAAATGTTGTTCGTGTTTTCACCATTCAACACGTGTTTAATGCTTCACATGAACTTTAGTCCAGTATCTTGTCATCATGACCACCACAGAAGGAGTGTGTCATCAAAGAGCATTACTCCCTGAGAACCTAGTCGGGAAGTAGTTCTCCAAGGGACTCTCAAGGCGTGTCTGAATCACCGAAGTGTAGAGTACCTTTCTCGAGAGGAGAAGAATAGTCGCCAGGTATCACCTCGAGAGGTGCTCTGGACCACAGACAACTGTCTCACATCTAGTGGCCACAAGGATCGTGTTGTCGATTCTGTACAAGCATAAAAAAGGATGTCTCACGATGCCGCCTGACATGGTGAGATGTGCATCTACATCCTTGACATTGTCAGGGACGCTATTCCAATAAAGAGATGGGCTGAGCCTCCTCGTATTGGGCCCACTCGAGATACGTTGGGGCTCACCAACCTATTAAATACAAAATATCCTCATTTATGTATTAACTAACATCATTAAGAGAGAAATAATTGTAATCAGCTCCAATGAATGGTATAATTCTCCtagccacctataaatagggttagGGCACAACTTGTAAAAGTATCCAAATCATTTAGAGTGAGCCTATACACTACCTGAATATCAAGAAAACTTGACCTTTGCAAGTTCTTCATCTTCAATATAAGTGACTCGtagactagggttaattaataaactgaaccacataaaatctggcgttcttcttcttctttcttaagCTTTTCTTATTATTTTGGTAGTTAACGAATAAGCAAgtcaacaaatatatttttattttagtaattaaaattaatttaatataatataaaattcaataattaataaaattttagggtattttggtcatattgaaatATATTTTGACCAAATTCAAACCCAGGGTACTATTTAGTTCTGTTTTGCAAAACACAGTgtctgaattatcatttaacaaaatataaaagcaGATCACATATTTCAACAAAACACAGGGCAAACTGATATTTTTCCTCTACATAAAAGATTATTAAAGACtttgttaaatataataaatattcaaAATGCATCTGATATATATGCTCTTTACCTTTTATGATACATTTTAGTCGAACAAAAACATTTTACTCAAGCTACTTGTACATATGGTACGAGTAGCATATCATTCAAACAAAACACTACCCAAAGCTTGGTAGAGAAGAATGAAAATAGGAGAGATAGAAAAAGCTAGAGAGAAAGTTTTTCATTTAAGTTGTTTGGTATTAAGTtgaaaaatgaaaggaaagaaaattgtgtatttatatatttttttactattttacccatattatcaattttattttgtCTTAAATAAAGGTTATTTTAGTAAATTTTCACCTTATTACTTTTATAAGAAAAATTCCATCATTTTTATCTCCAGTTTAGGAGAGAAGTTTTTTTGGTGGGACCCACCTAAATTGTTCCCTCCAtttttcctttctcttctcttttctccaTTACCCAACAACCTCAAATTTTGCTCACTATCCACTTTTTTTCCTCTTATTTTTCTCTTCTGCCAAACATTGAGTCAATCTAATATTTTAGGTCCTTTTGACTTCCTTCAACCAGTCATGAAGTCCATGTCAGCATTTCAATCTCAGACACGACATCACCTAAAAATGGTGATCACATTTTTCTCCAAAGTCCATTATCGTGTAGGCGCTAGGGATGTTCATAAAATCGCTCACATCACACCGTAATTTGTGGTTTAGAACCATTCGCGGTGCAGTTGcagtttgtatttttgccaaactgCACGGTGCAGTGCGgtttgcggttttaaattttttaaatgcggttcaaaccacaccgcaccgcatcattatatatattaacttttttatattatttttttcaattttactatctttaaagttaatgcataaatatttatacagtataatataatatgcacaatatttagaaataaatataatgtttcataggatgctaacatATATTATACTTTAATCTaaagatattcctccttaattaaaataatatttacttttatattacattttttatttgttattagtttgttatatttttattgtttttcttaaagcttattagtttgttgtacatttattattttgttaaacactctatagttatgagatt from the Humulus lupulus chromosome X, drHumLupu1.1, whole genome shotgun sequence genome contains:
- the LOC133806827 gene encoding uncharacterized protein LOC133806827; translation: MGNQNRNGPYSNSYNPSWRQHPNFSWSNQGAGPSSSSMHPIPSYPPGYPPQAPQQRPQHIVQSNSLEGMLKDYMMKTDALIQSQAASMRNLENQVGQLANELKNRPQGALPSYTENPRDVGKEQCKAITLRSDKELESSKKNYGHENEPSSIQNHRKASKDEERSDMLESASAQDVAASRTPQKSPEIQNLPQQLPFPQRFQKQKKDGQFKKFLDMLRQLHINIPLVEALEQMPNYVKFMKDILTKKRRLGEFETVALTKECSSFLQNKLPPKMKDPGSFTFPCTIGNSYCGMKLGIGEVRPTTVTLQLADRSLAYPDGKIEDVLVKVDKFIFPADFIVLDYEADIEVPIILGRPFLATGRTLIDVEKGELTMRAQEEPITFKVFNPIRSPDEVGDCFSITVKNSNMEEEVPIRYSKKVRTMPSPKEFESNNEIRASINKAPSHLQEPHRKKKKKKKCGRKAHSQRFEVGQRVCFSNSQMKENSRHITSSFSDSFLIIKVFPCGALDLRDEISGRKLKCFCVSGVSSSKERREALELKFGECWTDLEKLWFSNRKFFCNLPVAVK